One Tautonia rosea genomic window carries:
- a CDS encoding DUF1592 domain-containing protein, translating to MGRREPGWGVLAAFVIAVAATGCGRVAAAEDTVVRDESFFVEQVYPMLHTVQCERCHTDNGVASDTLLEFPGEDPNELQIVAFGLSMIDLVDREDPRQSLLLTKPTRRTEHTGGRRIRPDSEDEQLLLSWVNYLAGLSDDQVREARETIARSEVRELEPLTVRRLTHSQYNHTVSDLLGDQSQPANRFPKEDFINGFKNQLEAQGISPLQAEAYGKAAERLALAAFRGGDHQGLIPRTPESPTDAEAAGEFVRQFGLKAFRRPLTADEVARYCDLFLEEAGRAQDFERGASMVIETMLQSPYFLFRVERGANGPDADYEMASRLSYLLWDTMPSDELFQAAAAGELSSPGQIEAAARRMLDDPRARSALDEFLAQWLRFDRVLDATKDRRRFRQYNAEVAAAMVEETRRLFNDLVWNDRDFRAIFTADYTFINADLAQLYELPMPEEEFGKVAYPAESGRSGVLGHGSFLVATSNPAETSPTARGLFVRNHFLGQEVPPPPAGVSTDLPVVTEAAPMTNRERLAIHLNSESCASCHRLIDPIGLGFENYDAIGAYEETMRLQFGRGRGNASQEGGPTTIELEIDPSGYIQGIENSEFSTPKELGRLLAESETSQRAIVKQFFRYAFGRQETVNDEPVLDGLYEAFRDSGFRFRELIVALITSELFLQKGTE from the coding sequence ATGGGAAGGCGGGAGCCGGGGTGGGGAGTGCTTGCCGCGTTCGTAATCGCCGTGGCAGCCACGGGATGCGGCCGGGTTGCCGCGGCAGAGGACACGGTGGTGCGGGATGAGTCGTTCTTCGTCGAGCAGGTCTATCCCATGCTGCACACCGTGCAGTGCGAGCGATGCCACACCGATAATGGTGTGGCATCCGACACGCTCCTCGAATTTCCGGGAGAGGATCCGAACGAGTTGCAGATTGTGGCGTTCGGGCTCTCGATGATCGATCTGGTTGATCGGGAGGATCCCCGACAATCATTGCTGCTGACGAAGCCCACGAGGCGCACGGAACACACCGGAGGCCGACGGATCAGGCCAGACAGCGAAGACGAGCAACTCTTGCTGAGCTGGGTCAATTACCTGGCTGGGCTCTCGGACGATCAGGTGCGCGAGGCACGCGAGACCATCGCCCGGTCCGAGGTGCGAGAGCTGGAGCCGTTGACCGTCCGGCGTCTGACGCATAGTCAGTACAACCACACGGTGAGCGACCTCCTCGGCGACCAGTCTCAACCGGCCAACCGTTTTCCCAAGGAAGACTTCATCAACGGATTCAAGAACCAGCTCGAAGCTCAGGGGATCTCTCCGCTGCAAGCAGAGGCGTATGGCAAGGCGGCAGAGCGCCTGGCCCTGGCGGCCTTTCGGGGAGGGGATCACCAGGGGTTGATTCCTCGCACGCCCGAATCACCGACCGATGCCGAGGCCGCAGGCGAGTTCGTCCGGCAGTTCGGGCTCAAGGCCTTCCGCCGCCCCCTGACGGCGGATGAAGTGGCCCGCTATTGCGACCTGTTCCTAGAGGAGGCCGGCCGGGCCCAGGATTTCGAACGGGGCGCCTCGATGGTGATCGAGACCATGCTGCAGTCGCCCTACTTCCTGTTTCGGGTGGAGCGGGGTGCGAACGGCCCGGATGCGGATTACGAGATGGCCAGCCGGCTTTCGTACCTCCTGTGGGATACGATGCCCAGCGATGAGCTGTTCCAGGCCGCCGCAGCGGGCGAGCTGTCGTCACCAGGGCAGATCGAAGCGGCGGCCCGTCGGATGCTCGACGACCCCCGAGCCCGGAGTGCGCTGGACGAATTCCTGGCCCAGTGGCTCCGATTCGATCGGGTGCTCGATGCCACGAAGGACCGTCGCCGGTTCCGTCAGTACAACGCCGAGGTTGCCGCTGCGATGGTCGAAGAGACGCGGCGCCTCTTCAACGACCTGGTCTGGAATGATCGGGATTTCCGTGCGATCTTCACGGCCGATTACACCTTCATCAACGCGGACCTCGCCCAGCTCTATGAGCTTCCGATGCCGGAGGAGGAATTCGGCAAGGTGGCCTATCCTGCCGAGTCTGGACGTTCCGGGGTGCTGGGTCACGGCTCCTTCCTGGTGGCGACGAGCAATCCGGCAGAGACCTCGCCAACGGCCCGGGGCCTGTTTGTCCGGAACCACTTCCTCGGGCAGGAGGTCCCACCGCCTCCGGCGGGCGTCAGCACGGATTTGCCGGTCGTCACCGAGGCCGCTCCCATGACGAACCGCGAGCGGCTTGCGATTCACCTGAACAGCGAGTCGTGCGCCTCGTGTCATCGCCTGATCGATCCGATCGGGCTGGGTTTCGAGAATTATGACGCGATCGGTGCCTACGAGGAGACCATGAGGCTCCAATTCGGAAGGGGGCGGGGAAACGCTTCCCAGGAGGGTGGTCCGACGACGATCGAGCTGGAGATTGATCCCTCGGGGTACATCCAGGGGATCGAGAACTCTGAGTTCTCGACGCCGAAAGAGCTGGGGCGGCTGCTCGCTGAGAGCGAGACGAGCCAGCGGGCCATCGTCAAGCAGTTCTTCCGGTACGCGTTTGGTCGGCAGGAGACCGTCAACGATGAGCCGGTCCTCGATGGTCTGTATGAGGCGTTTCGTGACTCCGGGTTCCGTTTCCGAGAGTTGATCGTTGCCTTGATCACCTCAGAACTTTTCCTCCAGAAAGGAACGGAATAG